A window of Prionailurus bengalensis isolate Pbe53 chromosome E1, Fcat_Pben_1.1_paternal_pri, whole genome shotgun sequence genomic DNA:
CCACCGATGCTGCTGGGTGTTTCATGCTATCGGCATTTAGAAGAGAGTTTATAGCTCTACGTTCTCTTATTTCCGTGATTGTTCTGAATCCTGCTTTGTGGAAAGTCGGTACTGTGGCGGGAAGAGGCTGCAGTGGAACTGAAAATAGCTGATTCTGGACCTTTACAGAATTGCTGCTGGGCAGGACTGAccacagggagggagaagagactgGCTGTGTCTGGTTCGAGTTATACGGCACCAAACAGGGCATTTCATAAGCAGTCACAAACAGGGACGAGTCTTTGCCAGCTGGAGGGAGCCAGGACCATCCTGTGAATGATGGGGACTCTGGTGAGgacagggggcgggggtggtgcaCACAGCCCAGGGGGTCTGGCCCCGCCACTAACCAGCTGGCCACCCTAAACTGGTGTCCACTGGGGGACTCAGGTTAGGCCACACGATCTCTTCTCTTCCAGCCTgcatcttccttcttcctctttcaaggaggacagagaggggcACTGATTAACTAACTGAAACGAGGGACATAACAGAACTGCTTTCCAAGCTTGTCCGGTTCATGTCTTGTTACAACGCAGGCTGGTTTATTACCTGGACACAGGTTTGGGGGAAGCACACAGGTACGCCCTAAGACCGGATCAAACCATCCTACACATCCACACAGAGAACCCCGGGCATGGCTAATCAGACTGCTCTTATCAGAGGGGCAGGTGAACGTGCCACACGGCTGTGAGGGTGGGATGTGCAGCTGTTTTGGGCATGGAGGTACACTCTCTGTCTCAATCCCTCGCAAGATCTCATTCAGAGTAGGGATCAGGCCTTTcggtgattaaaaaacaaacaaacctgaagaATATGGCCATGTTAGATCCCAATGCAAAGTACGGTGGGGCTCCTCCCTCCCAACCTATATGTTCTTTGGTCAATCTTCTTGCACATGGATTCAAGAAAGGACACAAAGGAATCAAATCACCACACTTGGGTGTCCCTGTCTGAGCCACCGCAGTAACTGAGTGGCCTGAGATTCTCTAGTCAGTATTTTTGAATTCGTGGTCACAGTCTCGACTTCATCTCCACAGACTGGCTGCACTGTGCAAATGGTCTTAACTCTTGTCCACCATGACCTGGGCATTACTTCTCCCAGGTGGCTCCCATCTGGAAGCTGGGGGCCTCCGCTCACACCACAGGCCAACTGGAGGAAGTGTAGGGCTGTGGCTCCCGGCCCCCGGCCCTCTCCAAGCCCCTCATCTTTCCTCTGGCATGCTCTGGTTCACAGTGAACACACAGCTAGTAGGTCTTTTAGGGTTTAGTGTGACTTGAGTGCTTTAGAATACTTAAAAGTTAAGGGTGAAAATTCTTCCTACAGAAACGTGGAATGATCTTTAAAGACCAGCTGCTTCCTTGGACAGCATACGTGTTTAAAAATGATTCCCCtgtaaacaaattttaattttgaagccAGTAATCCCTGGGATCAATAAAAGTCCGTCAATGACTACCATGCAGAGTTGTGAGGGGAGGTGTCAGCCTACAGCTGTCGGAAGAGGGGCTGTCGGGCCAAGACCCTGGTCTCCATGACCCAGGCAAAATTCTGCACAAAGTTAACAGCCATCAGCCAGACGCCCTTGGGAGTCCTGTCTGGTTGTCATTTCTGTGTCTCGAGGGGGTGAGAACACAGAGGATGGGCTGGATGCTCACAGGCACACGACAGAGGATACACAGCACGAGCAGCGTCCAGGTCCCCAGAGTCATGCTACCAGAGGCCCCCAACGTGACTTCTCGCTGACTAGTGGGATCACGTCACCTGTTTGGGCCTCATCGGTGCCCAGCTGACTGACACAGGGCTGAAAGTGCCTCACTGCACAGGGACTGTGCCGGAACACAGAGGGGAAGCAGTTCACTGTGACACAAGGTGTGAATGCGCCCAGGCGCCCGGCCACACAGACCCGCTGGGCGTCACGGGAAGGAGCGGAGTCCTCTCCCAGAAGGGCACTAGGGAACAGTGTCTGTGCACGTTGCTTTGGAAGGTGAGCCTGGCCCCCATCTGCAGGcggtgctcacacacacactgagcgCCACAGGGGGTGTCACCTGTACACTTTTGTTAAAAGAACAGTGAAAACGGCCTCTCGGCCGTTGGAGGGCTTGCCGACGACCACACGTGCTCGTCCGTGGTCAGCGGGCTGCGCCGTCACACAGACGCCAAGACCACACCGCTGACTCACAGCACGTTTCTGTTCCACTTCCGGGGCCACGGGGACGAGCGGCCCGCCGGACAGCAGCGTCAGCCCCGCGTGTGGCGGGAGCCAGCTCTGGGCGCCGGCTGAGCGAGGCGCCATCACGCTAGGGACCTGCCTGGGGACGGACGTCTTGCGAGGAGCCTGGGCATTTACTGCGCGCAGCCCCGAGGGATGGGGCGAAGCTCAGGAGGAGGGTGCTGAGAAGCTGAGGGGAAGCTCCGGGCAGGCGGAGGCAGGCACCTCTAGCTACgacgggggcgggggaggaccCGGACTGGCCCATGCGCCCAAGGCCCCAGGGAGCTTGGGAAGGTCACCTCGACATGACAGGGCCTGGGTACTCTGCCTAATGAGGCAGAGTGTGAAATGCGGTGGGCTGTGGGGGACAGTTGCTGGGCAGAGGTCATCCCTCTTGGCCCCCGGAAAAGGACACCAGTGGCCGAGAGGCGTGCTCAGTAGAGAAGCCCATCTTTCACAGAGTGCCCATTAAGTGCCAGGTCCCCACAGGGAGCTGGAACGGGAGAGGGACCCTTGACACCATCTTTTGGgagccccagctctgctctctTAGGACAGTTAGAAGGAGGCACCCTCTGAGGGAGCCTCCGGCCCCTTCTCCTGGGTGCTTCTCAGGTTTGCATCTGTACCGGCCTGGAGTGGGTTCCtcaggggcagaagagagggtgAGGCTGGGACAGGGACAATAGAGGCTTCCCTGCTGGGgcacacagagggacagagcagagagGTGATGGGGACATCACACTCCCTGTCCCGCGGTGCTCCTGTTGTCCTTCCGCGAGTCCTccttgggggatggggggggggggggcggggtggacgTTGAGCAGGAGGCTAGACCCTTGCCCAGGCCCTGTTCTGAGACCACAGCACGCCAGCGAGGGGTCAGGGGAGGGACAGCTTGACTCTGCGTGTTCAGTCACCCAGAGCCAAGAACCGTGTCTCGGCTGTACCCCGAGAGCCCTGTGAGGCAGACGCTGCCCCCCGAGACAAGCGGCATGATGCCCGCCCCTCAACTGCCTTGCAAATTAAGTGATGCTCCAGAACCTTAAGGTTCTCAAAGTCTTTCTGGTACTTCTCCCGCAGCGTGGCCGCGTTGCCCTCCAGGTCCTTGTGCTCCAGCTCCTCCCGCATGATGTCCATCTGGGCCTCGAGCTCCTGGATGCGCTCTCTCAGCCCCGTCATGGAGTCAGCTTCTCCCCCGGTTGGCTGCGGAGCGTCCCGGGGCCGGTCTGCGGGCCagctggaggaggggggctgccgagggccccccggggggccgggggccggcaGGGCTTCGGGGGGCCGCCCCTGGTAGTGGTGCAGGGCCTCCTGCAGGCAGCGGAGGCTCTGGGCATAGTGCTCCTGCAGGGTCCTCAGCTCCTCCTCGTGGATGGTCTGCAGCTCTTTGATCTTGAGCTGGAACTTGTCCTCCAGGCTCTGCATCTGCTCCACGTGGTGCCTCTCCAGGTCCTGCCGGTCCCTGACCGAGGCGTCCAGCTGACTCAGGACTCTGCTGTGCTCGGCCTGCAGCGTGTCCCCCGCCCTGTTCAACTGCTCCACCACACACCGGATCTCCTCCTCGTACCTCCCTCGCAGGGCACACATGTTCTCGCCGTGTTTGCTTTCTGCTTCTTCCAGACATCTCTGCTGATGGTCCAGCTGGGCGACCTTGGCCTTGAGCTCTGCGTTCTCCCTTTCGATGATGGCAATCACTTCCAGGTACTCGCTCTTTTGCTTCCGGAGAAGTCCCTCGTACTCCTCCCTCAGGGCCCCGACCGCTTGCTCGTGCTCCTGACAGGAGGTGCCCCTGCTCTGCCAGGACGCCTTGTAGCCCCGGAGCTCCTTTTCATACTCCAGCCGGATTCTGCAGGCTGCATAACACACCTGAGCCTGAATGATTGCGTCCTGAACTAATAACGAAGAATACTGACCGAGGCCTCCCAAGTAAGTGTTACAGGACAGATTCTGGGATGCCTGGAGAAGCTTCTGGCAATCTCTTACTGATTCCACCGGGGGAAGTGAGGTTAAAGCGGCAGATATCTCCCCTAAGAGGCTGGCCTTATCTTTAAGCTGCAGGGCGAGCTCCTCCTGAATGGCAACAAGGGCCCCGGAGCTCTGGGTGGACAAGTAGAAGGGCTCCTGGAAGCCGGCTCCTTCTTGAGGACTCAGCACTTCTCCCAACGGGCTCAAGTCCCAGGATGCCTGCATGCCATCTTCAATGCCTGCGGGAAGCTGGAGGGCTTCGGAGACCTGCTGCATCACTCTCTCAAAGTCGGGGGTTCGGTAGGCCCCCAGGATGTCCCCGAGCGCGCGCTTGTGCTGCTGCAGCGCCATCTGGGTCCCCTGGAGGGTCTCCTGGATGCTCTGCAACCGGCGGTGGAATGACTCCCTCACCGACTGCAGGGCGAAGCTGAGCTCTGCCCTGACCCACGTGGCATCTGCCAGGGCGGGGACCAGGGCTTGCGGGACGCTCTGCTGCCCGCCTCCTGCTGCACCGGCCGCCTCTCCTCCCAGCGTTCCCAGGTGCTTACTCAGGGACTCCACCTGGCTCCAGAACTCGCCATCCACCAGCACCTTCTTAGCCCAGGTGTCCGCTGGGGCCCCAGGACAGACAGCAGCACTTTCAGGTTCCAGTGGCGACTTTCCTGACTGAGAAATCTCATGCAGAACACGCGAGATATCCGATGTTGTGTTTTGTAAAGAGTCTGCTATCTGGTTGATCAGTGAGGCTTCCAGGGCTATCTGGTCAGAAAGGAGTTTCAGCTGCTCCTGCTCACTCAGTTCAGGCCGGTGCAGTGGCTGTGAAGTCGCTTTCCCCACCTCCGAGAAAGCCCCTTCCTCTGGCTGGGCCTGCGCCCTGCTGTCTGCAGGCGCTGGCCAGCGGCTCCCGGCCTGGACGCTGCCGCCCGGCGCGTGCTCCACGCCGACCAGGGGGCCCGCTCCCGCGTCCTGTGTTTCCTCCTGGCTGGCCACCGGCAGGGATCGCAGCTGCTCTCGGCAGTTTTCTAAGCAAGCCAGAGCCTGGCTGTTCTTTACCTGGAAGTCGCCCAGCTCCCCGACGTGATTTTCGACCATCTTCGCCCTCGCCTGTCTTTCCTGCTCCAGCTGGGAGGCCAGCGCTCCGACCTGGAGCAGGCTGGCGCGGAGCTGCTCGCGGAGCCGCGCCTCGGTGCCGGCCCACTGCTGGTGCAAGGCGAGCAGGGCCTCCTGGCTCTGGCCCTGCTGGCTCTCCAGCTTAACCGTCACGTCTTTGAGCTTCTCCTCCGTGATGTAGAGCTTGGTCTCCAGGGAGTGTATTATGGAGAGATAGGTGTCGGAGTCGCTGGCCGcgggcagggagctgggggtggcCTCTGACGACATGCTCTCTTCCGAGGGGGACCGGTCCTGGCTGGTGTCGGAGGACGTGCTGCTGGTCCAGGTCTTCTCGGACCCATCTGGGTGCGTGTATTTTTGGCACTGGATCGTGGAGAACCGGATTCTTTGCCTTTTAACGCCAGGTACTCCCTGGTCGGGTTTTGTCGTGCTCTGAGGGGGCCCCTCCCTGTCGGGCACCTCCGACTTCAGGGTCCCCGGACTCTCTTCTCTCCTGGGGCTGCTGTCACCACGCTCCTCCCCTGGGACAGCCCCCGGAGCCTCATCCTCGAGCCTCGGATGTGGGAAGGCTGGAGGCGCGACGGCGGCTTGGGGTCGTGGGCCCGACAGCACGATGCCGTCCTCCGCCTCTTCCGGGCAGCTCTGCGGCTCCTCCGCGTCTTCTGAGGACTCCTTCACAAACTTCCTTAGTATCTCTTCCTTTGCCTGGAGCTTCATTTCTGTCTCCTCCAAGCTGCTCCCCAAGGCGACCATTTTAACCAAAGCCTCATTGAGGTCCTGATCTTTCTTTTCCAGAACCTTCTCGTGCATCTCCTTGATGTGTTTcagctcctcctccttttctttcagcAGAGTGTGCATGCTCTGGAGTTGGCCGGCCACCCTCCTGTAGGAGTGCTCCAGGCTCTGGCAGTCGGCCTCCCTTCCCCTCAGCTTCTCCTGGAGCTCGGCGACGTCCCCGTCAGACAGGGAGACGCGGTCCATCAGCTCCTGGAAGCGCTGCCTGATCAGGTCCCGCTCGTCCCTGAGGCTCTGGACGTGCTCGGCCAGCTTGTGGATGCTGGCCTCCTTCATCTCCAGGCGCTCCTCCAGCTGGCGTACCACCTCGCTGCCCTCGAACTTGGCGCTCAGCTTCTCCTTCTGGAGGACCTCCACCTGCTGCTCGTGGTCCTGCAGCTGGTCCTCGTAGGCGCGGGCCTTGTCCTCCACCTCCTTCAGGTTCTGCAGCAGCGCCTGCTTCTCCTTCTCGCAGCTCTCCAGCAGCGCCTCGTAGTTGCTCTGCAGCTTTTCCTCCATCAGCCTCTGGGCCTGCTCGCTGGCGCTCAGCTGCTGGCTGAGGTCGGCGATGCGCCCCTGCAGCCGCTGCGCCTCCCTCTGCCGGTCGCGCTGCAGCGCCTGCTGCAGCTCCAGGTCGCGCAGCTCCTGCGTCTTCTCCAGCAGCAGGGCCTCGGCGCCCTTGAGCTTCTGCTCGCTAGCCTGCAGCTGAGCGCTGAGCGCGGCCTCGCTGTGCTGCCGCTCCTCCAGCTGCTCGCGGACCTTGTCCTTCTCCAGCTTCAGGTCGCCCTTGAGCTTGGCCAGCGCCTGCTCCTTGATGGCGAGCTCGGCGGCGGCGTTGCTGAGCCTCGCCTGGAGGCTCCGGATCTCGGCCTCGTGGTGCCGGATCGCGTCCTTGGCCTCCCCGTAGCTGCGCTTCAGGGACTGGATCTGCTGCGTGACCAGCTCCTGGCGCTGGCACTGGGCCTCCAGCTCGCTTTGGAGATCCTGGTTGACTCTATGGAGCCTCTGCCAGGCACCGGATGGGGAGGTGGCCACTTCAGTCTTAAAAAAACCGATTAAACACTGGTTAGTAACACTCGGGCCTCCCCGTTCTGAGTGTCACACCTCTGGCCAGGGTCAACCACAGAAAAGCTCCTTGGTGGGTTTGCCTTTTATCCtcggcataatttttttttttcaattaagaaaGAATCCGACAAACCGTCTTAATTTTTTTGGCAAGTAGCTGCTTCTACGTAAACAGAAAACATGGACAGGGACATCACACGGCTCTAACCAAGCGGCTTCTAGGAGAACTAAACCAAACAAAACTGAATAATGGAGCACACTGATGGGCAAAACGAAGACCAGACCGGAGGACAAGAGATCGCTGGGAAGgacagggggaggagcagagcggcgggatctgtttgtttgtttgtttgtttggcaacACAAAGGGTACCCGGCTCTAGGCAACAAACCCTAAGAAAGCCAGGACTGGGGTGCGGGTGGCGGGTGGCACTTCCTTCTAGGacggggagagaaggaagggaggccaCTGCTCGGGAGCCAGTGAGGTGACAGCTGAAACATGTTCCTTTGGGAAGCGGAGCCCGTCCTCTACAGTAACAGGAAGAACTAATCTCTACCTGCAAGAAGACAAAATGAGGGGGAAACGGAAACCAGGGAGTAAAACGTGATCATCaacgaaacaaacaaaccttTGTGGAATTCAAAATAAGAAAGTGAAGCAtgcaagaaacaaaacacaaatgaaacAAGACTCCCCCAACTGAAAGGCATGCAGAAGAGACAGAACTAATtaatgcagggggaaaaaaacgaGAACATGAACAAGAGTGAGAAGAGCCCAGCCTAAGAATTTGGCCTGCCTGTGGCTCGCTCTAGGTCTGGTCTGCTGGCAGGGAAGCCACAGATGTGACACTCAGTTATGTTACAGTTACACTCCACGACATCCGAGCATGCAggctcctcctccccagcaccaGCAGCGCAGTGCCCGCCCCGGGGGGGCTGACTCCTCCTGACCCTCAACCCCAaaggccccctcccctgctcgttcccAATGACTTGGTTAGAAGCCTGTTCAAAGCGCCAAGGGAGGCTAAAAGTCACGGTTGTTAGACCTAGCGGAAAGGCCAGCCCCGCCCAGCTTCGCCAGGGGCTTTGGCTCAGGCTCATGCAATCATCCAGGTTAGACATGGAGGCAGGTTCTTAGAGGTTAGCAATGTGCAAAATCTGCTGCTGGTTTCTTTGCCACCTGATGTGAAGTGAATTCGTGCAGGTTTAAAAAGATGCTCCCCGAACCCGGAAGGTCTACACGAAATGACCCAGGAAGCCCTAGAGTGACATTTATGGGAAAGAGGGACACCCACCATCACCAGTGCCTGGTGCCTGAGAGTCTGACCTGGGCATGGCCATAACTTGGCTtgaaggggcgggggaggggttcCAGGGCACACGAGACACCCAGGGCCACGGTCACagctgggggagaaagagaaggcaagGGGAACACGCAACAAGAAACGGCACGGAGACAGGTAGACTCTGCCCAGAGGTCCACGTGCTGCCTGGCATGACTCGGACCAAGACGACCGGCGTGCCGCAGTCTGGAAATGCCGACACAGCCACGTATCACAGAGACTCTGGGTCACGGAGACACGGAAAGGCCCTTGGGGTCAAGTTCTAAGTCTCCACAAGCAAGGAGGCTGAGGCCGTGGGGAAGGGCACCAGCTTCTACTGGTCAGTGGCAGGACCCTGACTGGAAGGCCGCATCCTCAGCCTTGGCCAAGAGCTCAggttccccaccccccgccatcaCCCCATCTTGTATTTCCCCAATGCTCCTTCGTCGACCACCTCTCCCCAGCAGCATGTCAGCAGGATGGGGCAGGAGTGTGTAGTTTTGTACCCCAGAACTTGAATAGGGCCTGGGATGCTGGCCGACCCCGTCCAGGCGCCCTCCTGCCTGGCGACACACTGGGGCAGTGCCCGCCGCTTGCTGGCCAGCACGCAGGCACGGAGCTCCCCAGTCTCGGAGAGGCGTGGGTTTGGATCTCAGCTCACGACTCGGGCTGCTGCCCTTCTTATCAGGCTCCCCGTTAAGCCACTGGAGGAGTCAGCTCATGGCTGGGCGACCACACTTTCCCTCGACACTTCAGCCTGGGCAGAAAATAAGAAGCGGGGCCACTAGGATAGTGCTAATAGTCCCAGGTTGCCCTGCAGCTGTGGGACACACAAGGTCACGGACAAGGAACCAAttttagctctgccacttacagtGGTAAGGAGGCACTGGGCTGGCTGTTACTCATTTTCTTCAGTTGGTAAAATGGGCCTAACACTGCCATTGGGAAAGCAAGTAAAAACGACAAATATGTGAcgtttataataaatacataattaagtACTCTGAGAGCCAAGAAGAAAGACAACTAGAATGACTtcattaacaaacaaacaaacaaaaaaaacccctcagatACAGAGGTTTCAGGCACATTCTCCAAAATGTCATGCTAGGGTGAAAAATGAAGACGACCCACGACACAGAGCCCTGATGCTGCGGCAGAGGAGCCCAGAGGCGCGGCACTGGGGAGAGGCTGCCCCCCGCTCAGCCAGGTTTTGCACATTCCTAGCCTGCCTGGGCCCTTCACACCGAAGGCCAAGTGAACGAGGGCCGCAGCAGCCCCTCAACCCTACCTGCAGCACGTAGCCCTCCCGGGCGCTCTGTTCCCGGCCCAGAGCCACCCTCAGCTGGTCCTGCAGGAGCCGGTTCTGCTCCAGAAGGTCCGAGGCCTCCTTCTGGCTCTGCTCCAACTGTGGACAAAAAGACACACATTTTTAAGCAAAGTGATGGCAATGAATAGACAGAGCAGCACAGCACAGACCCACagaggcatttctttctttctttctttttttttaatgtttatttttgagagagagagagagcacaagaggcagagggacagtgagagagggagacacagaatccaaagcaggctccaggctctgagccgtcagcacagagtccgatgcggggctcaaactcgtgaaccgtgagatcgtgacctgggccaaagtcggacgcctaactgactgagccatccgggtgcccccaCAGAGGTGTTTCTAGCTCCAGCTGGGCCGGAGTCCGGCTGGGACTCCCCGGCTGGCCTTCCATGTGGCCACATTTCAGTGCATGTGCTGATCACGTCTTTACCTGCAGCACTTGGAACTGAAGGTTCCAGCTCAAGCCATAGATAACAACAGGAGACTTTTCCCTGGGTACCCACAGAATTCCCACATCCCTATAAGGATGTGATGGGCAGACCCCACCAGCAAACGAGGGCTTTGTGCCTGTTGTCAGAAGAtcaccctggggcgcctgggtggttcagtcagttgaatgtccgactttggctcaggtcacgatttcacggtttttgagttcaagccccaagtcaggctcactgctgtcagtgcagagcctgctttggatcctctgtccctctctctctttctctttctgcccctctcccgcctcaaaagtaaatattaaaaaagaagaagacaacgACCACCCTGCTGGGGTCCTTCTGGTCTCTTCAGTGGCCACTGATGCCCTGGGGCAGCCCTCACTCCAAGCTTCCGCCGAAACAACTCGTTTGACCACTTTTATATAACAGATTCCATACAAAATTCTGTTTGCAGAAAGGGTTCCTGAAGGGTTCCATAAGACGTACGAAGCAAGCGAGCTACGTCACACTCTTCTTGCTTTCAGTGGCTTTGAATTCAGTCATTCACCCATCCACCTGTTCTCCAAACACTCCTTCGGTGCCTACTGGATGCCGGGTGTGGGcgcccccggcccgcccgccGGAGCGGCTGTGGTAAGCGGAAGCTGCATGTGCAGTGGATGAGCCGGGCGCCACCAGGCTAGGCTGTGGGAGGTACAGAGACTCCTGGCTTTCCGACTCCGCTGTCTACAGCAGATTCGTGGCCTGACATGTGTGGCCTG
This region includes:
- the LOC122485062 gene encoding myosin phosphatase Rho-interacting protein isoform X3, translating into MSAAKENPCRKFQANIFNKSKCQNCFKPRESHLLNDEDLTQAKPIYGGWLLLAPDGTDFDNPVHRSRKWQRRFFILYEHGLLRYALDEMPTTLPQGTINMNQCTDVVDGEARTGQKFSLCILTPEKEHFIRAETKEIISGWLEMLMVYPRTNKQNQKKKRKVEPPTPQEPGPAKMAVTSSSSSSSIPSAEKVPTTKSTLWQEEMRAKDQPDGSSLSPAQSPSQSQPPAASTLREPGLESKDEESAMSSDRMDCGRKVRVESGYFSLEKTKQDLKAEEQQLPPPLSPPSPSTPNNSRQYAALADVPKAVRISHREAFQVERRRLERRTRARSPGREEVARLFGNERRRSQVIEKFEALDIEKAEHMETNSTAGPSPSSDTRQGRSEKRAFPRKRDLPSEAPTAPLPDTSASPLSPHRRAKSLDRRSTESSLTPDLLNFKKGWLTKQYEDGQWKKHWFVLADQSLRYYRDSVAEEAADLDGEIDLSTCYDVTEYPVQRNYGFQIHTKEGEFTLSAMTSGIRRNWIQTIMKHVHPTSAPDVTSSLPEEKNRSSSSLETCPRPSEKPEVERGEPDPEQKRSRARERRREGRSKTFDWAEFRPIQQALAQERASATGASDAHPEAEAGELERERARRREERRKRFGMLDTVDGPGTDDTALRMEVDRSPGLPMTTDLKTQNVHVEIEQRWHQVETTPLREEKQVPIAPLHLSSSEDGSDRLSTHELTSLLEKELEQSQKEASDLLEQNRLLQDQLRVALGREQSAREGYVLQTEVATSPSGAWQRLHRVNQDLQSELEAQCQRQELVTQQIQSLKRSYGEAKDAIRHHEAEIRSLQARLSNAAAELAIKEQALAKLKGDLKLEKDKVREQLEERQHSEAALSAQLQASEQKLKGAEALLLEKTQELRDLELQQALQRDRQREAQRLQGRIADLSQQLSASEQAQRLMEEKLQSNYEALLESCEKEKQALLQNLKEVEDKARAYEDQLQDHEQQVEVLQKEKLSAKFEGSEVVRQLEERLEMKEASIHKLAEHVQSLRDERDLIRQRFQELMDRVSLSDGDVAELQEKLRGREADCQSLEHSYRRVAGQLQSMHTLLKEKEEELKHIKEMHEKVLEKKDQDLNEALVKMVALGSSLEETEMKLQAKEEILRKFVKESSEDAEEPQSCPEEAEDGIVLSGPRPQAAVAPPAFPHPRLEDEAPGAVPGEERGDSSPRREESPGTLKSEVPDREGPPQSTTKPDQGVPGVKRQRIRFSTIQCQKYTHPDGSEKTWTSSTSSDTSQDRSPSEESMSSEATPSSLPAASDSDTYLSIIHSLETKLYITEEKLKDVTVKLESQQGQSQEALLALHQQWAGTEARLREQLRASLLQVGALASQLEQERQARAKMVENHVGELGDFQVKNSQALACLENCREQLRSLPVASQEETQDAGAGPLVGVEHAPGGSVQAGSRWPAPADSRAQAQPEEGAFSEVGKATSQPLHRPELSEQEQLKLLSDQIALEASLINQIADSLQNTTSDISRVLHEISQSGKSPLEPESAAVCPGAPADTWAKKVLVDGEFWSQVESLSKHLGTLGGEAAGAAGGGQQSVPQALVPALADATWVRAELSFALQSVRESFHRRLQSIQETLQGTQMALQQHKRALGDILGAYRTPDFERVMQQVSEALQLPAGIEDGMQASWDLSPLGEVLSPQEGAGFQEPFYLSTQSSGALVAIQEELALQLKDKASLLGEISAALTSLPPVESVRDCQKLLQASQNLSCNTYLGGLGQYSSLLVQDAIIQAQVCYAACRIRLEYEKELRGYKASWQSRGTSCQEHEQAVGALREEYEGLLRKQKSEYLEVIAIIERENAELKAKVAQLDHQQRCLEEAESKHGENMCALRGRYEEEIRCVVEQLNRAGDTLQAEHSRVLSQLDASVRDRQDLERHHVEQMQSLEDKFQLKIKELQTIHEEELRTLQEHYAQSLRCLQEALHHYQGRPPEALPAPGPPGGPRQPPSSSWPADRPRDAPQPTGGEADSMTGLRERIQELEAQMDIMREELEHKDLEGNAATLREKYQKDFENLKATCERGFAAMEETHQKKIEDLQRQHQRELEKLREEKDRLLAEETAATISAIEAMKNAHREEMERELEKSQRSQISSINSDIEALRRQYLEELQSVQRELEVLSEQYSQKCLENAHLAQALEAERQALRQCQRENQELNAHNQELNNRLAAEISRLRTLLTGDAGGEAAGSPLTQGKDAYELEVLLRVKESEIQYLKQEISSLKDELQTALRDKKYASDKYKDIYTELSIVRAKADCDISRLKEQLKAATEALGEKSPENTPVSGYDIMKSKSNPDFLKKDRSCVSRQLRNIRSKSVIEQVSWDN